A stretch of Clostridia bacterium DNA encodes these proteins:
- the scfA gene encoding six-cysteine ranthipeptide SCIFF: MKKHIQTIASGKLQDTKETGGCGECQSSCQSACKTSCTVANQLCLHQ, translated from the coding sequence ATGAAAAAACATATTCAGACTATTGCCTCAGGCAAGTTGCAAGATACAAAAGAAACCGGTGGATGTGGTGAATGCCAATCTAGTTGTCAGTCTGCATGCAAAACTTCTTGCACCGTGGCCAACCAGCTTTGTCTGCACCAATAG
- a CDS encoding M23 family metallopeptidase, with the protein MGHISKEGKRKSAQDKSRYRSPRSHSWGKKIGLVLAKLECASITISEMVGQAIRNTVALPGKFLMRTLGRFNIRPNKRATAIAVCTMSAAFLVYFVASSFPNAYAVELDSETVAVVADYADVEIAVDQYLAANSEHYQNIHYTDNIEYMPVRVDKKEISTEEEVASLCEKLNFVAVGYKMYIDGEQVAVLQDESDGQRVIDEIVASYEPEVSFGELKITEIRVAESVEYEKAEVDISSFTDKETFENYLLNGEEVQKTYTVKKNDTLSQIAERFSLSTTELRAANPSHNESNSYLQIGEVLNLNVVEKPLHVVAEGTLVKEESIPYKTTYVNDSTLWKGQYKTIQQGEAGSKQVEYAVTFENGRELERVEVAEVVINDPTNKEVASGTKYIMASRGDGGSGDLAWPLRGRISSPFGWRSSGFHSGLDIAASSGTPVYAAESGVVTFCSWGGGYGNLIKVDHSNGVETRYAHLSAFKVSYGQEVERGDLIGLVGSTGNSTGPHCHFEVRINGVAKNPINYLS; encoded by the coding sequence TTGGGACACATATCTAAGGAAGGAAAGCGTAAATCCGCTCAGGATAAATCACGCTACCGCTCACCGAGATCCCACAGCTGGGGCAAAAAAATTGGATTAGTTTTGGCAAAACTGGAATGTGCCAGCATCACCATAAGTGAAATGGTGGGACAAGCTATTCGAAACACAGTTGCCTTGCCAGGCAAATTTTTGATGCGCACGCTGGGTAGGTTCAATATAAGACCCAATAAGAGGGCAACGGCGATTGCTGTTTGCACGATGTCTGCAGCGTTTTTGGTGTATTTTGTCGCCAGCAGTTTCCCCAATGCCTATGCCGTAGAGTTAGATAGTGAAACAGTGGCTGTGGTTGCGGATTATGCTGATGTTGAAATAGCAGTCGATCAATACTTGGCTGCGAATAGTGAGCATTACCAGAACATACATTACACAGACAATATAGAGTATATGCCCGTTCGGGTAGATAAAAAGGAGATTTCCACAGAAGAGGAAGTCGCATCTTTGTGTGAAAAGCTAAATTTTGTAGCGGTAGGCTATAAAATGTATATAGATGGAGAGCAAGTTGCTGTATTGCAGGATGAGTCAGATGGCCAACGAGTCATTGATGAAATTGTTGCTAGCTATGAACCGGAAGTTTCTTTTGGGGAGTTGAAAATTACAGAAATCCGAGTAGCGGAATCTGTAGAGTATGAGAAGGCTGAAGTAGATATCAGCTCCTTTACAGATAAAGAAACATTTGAGAATTACTTATTGAACGGCGAAGAAGTTCAAAAGACATATACAGTAAAGAAAAACGATACCTTGTCACAGATTGCAGAACGTTTTTCACTAAGTACTACTGAGTTGCGTGCTGCCAATCCCAGTCATAATGAGAGTAATTCGTATCTCCAAATTGGAGAAGTACTTAACTTAAATGTAGTCGAAAAGCCATTGCATGTTGTAGCGGAAGGCACTTTAGTAAAAGAAGAAAGTATTCCTTACAAAACGACATACGTAAATGATTCTACCTTATGGAAAGGTCAGTATAAGACCATCCAACAAGGTGAGGCAGGCTCAAAGCAAGTTGAGTATGCGGTTACCTTTGAGAACGGTCGAGAATTGGAACGTGTTGAAGTAGCGGAAGTCGTTATCAATGACCCGACGAATAAGGAAGTGGCTTCAGGAACGAAGTATATTATGGCATCTAGAGGAGACGGTGGAAGCGGAGATCTTGCTTGGCCTCTCAGAGGACGCATTTCTTCTCCCTTCGGATGGCGCTCTAGTGGATTCCATAGTGGTTTAGATATTGCAGCGAGCTCTGGTACTCCAGTGTATGCTGCGGAAAGTGGTGTTGTAACCTTCTGCTCTTGGGGTGGTGGTTACGGTAACTTAATCAAAGTGGACCATAGCAATGGCGTGGAAACTAGGTATGCACATCTATCTGCTTTCAAGGTTTCGTATGGGCAAGAAGTGGAACGTGGTGACCTAATTGGTTTGGTTGGAAGTACTGGAAACAGCACGGGACCGCATTGTCATTTCGAGGTTCGAATAAATGGTGTGGCAAAAAATCCCATCAATTATCTGAGTTAA
- the scfB gene encoding thioether cross-link-forming SCIFF peptide maturase, protein MKLYIEGIHIIEKMGINIVLDIESNSTHVFDTESLEVLKKIIENEGDISSLVLDADQNEILAELLSLKEQGMLFTVPIGEIPPMNFQGVKSICLNVAHDCNLACAYCFASQGDFGGKPCLMSLETGRKAVDFLIQNSGTRKLLEMDFFGGEPLMAMDTVKEVVRYGHEQAAKHGKFFKFSLTTNGVLLDEETRNYIVDNKISLVLSLDGRKDVNDRVRYTKNHKPSYDLIVPSYLELAKKTTDYVVRGTYTKHNLDFTEDIKSFEALGFEHLSIEPVVCSEDTDFTLEETDLPRIRKEYEQLAAYYLERYKAGHPIDFFHFNVDLSAGPCIYKRISACGAGFDYLAITPEGDIYPCHQFVGQEEFKMGNLDQGIVDLECSKNFQKTNIFTKEACQNCWAKYFCSGGCHANAQEFNKDINKPYKLGCEIQKIRLEMAIFVQVMVSLYDKGQENSRMQDINRNDLFMRNKIKNLIEN, encoded by the coding sequence ATGAAGCTATACATTGAAGGCATCCATATTATTGAAAAAATGGGGATTAACATTGTTTTGGACATTGAGAGCAATTCAACCCATGTGTTTGATACAGAAAGCCTAGAAGTACTTAAGAAAATTATTGAAAATGAGGGAGATATTTCTTCGCTAGTGTTAGATGCGGACCAAAATGAAATTTTAGCGGAACTACTTTCACTAAAAGAGCAGGGCATGCTGTTTACGGTTCCAATTGGTGAGATTCCTCCGATGAACTTCCAAGGAGTCAAGTCAATTTGCCTTAATGTGGCACATGATTGTAATTTGGCTTGCGCCTATTGTTTTGCATCACAAGGAGATTTTGGCGGAAAACCATGTTTGATGAGTTTGGAGACAGGCCGTAAGGCAGTGGACTTTCTGATTCAGAACAGTGGAACCAGAAAGCTTCTAGAAATGGATTTCTTTGGGGGAGAGCCTTTAATGGCTATGGATACGGTCAAAGAAGTGGTGCGCTACGGTCACGAACAGGCAGCAAAACATGGTAAATTCTTTAAATTCTCGTTAACCACGAATGGCGTGTTGCTGGATGAGGAAACAAGAAACTACATTGTAGACAATAAGATTTCATTGGTACTCAGTTTGGATGGACGCAAAGACGTTAACGACCGAGTGCGATATACTAAGAATCACAAGCCCAGCTATGACCTAATTGTTCCTAGCTATCTAGAACTTGCAAAGAAAACGACGGACTATGTGGTTCGAGGCACATACACCAAGCATAACTTGGATTTTACAGAAGATATCAAAAGCTTTGAAGCGTTGGGTTTTGAACATCTTAGCATTGAACCGGTGGTGTGTTCTGAAGATACTGATTTTACTTTAGAAGAAACGGATCTTCCGCGGATTCGAAAAGAGTATGAGCAGCTTGCTGCCTACTATTTGGAACGCTACAAGGCAGGACATCCTATAGACTTTTTTCACTTTAATGTAGACTTATCAGCGGGACCTTGCATATACAAAAGGATTAGTGCTTGTGGAGCTGGTTTTGATTATTTGGCGATTACCCCGGAGGGAGATATTTATCCCTGCCATCAGTTCGTAGGCCAAGAAGAGTTTAAAATGGGCAATTTGGACCAAGGAATCGTAGATTTGGAGTGTTCAAAAAACTTCCAAAAAACCAATATATTTACCAAAGAGGCTTGCCAGAATTGTTGGGCGAAATACTTTTGTAGTGGTGGTTGTCATGCCAATGCCCAAGAATTTAACAAAGATATAAATAAACCGTATAAATTGGGTTGTGAAATCCAAAAAATTCGATTGGAAATGGCCATTTTTGTTCAAGTTATGGTATCATTGTATGATAAAGGTCAAGAAAACAGTCGAATGCAAGATATTAATCGCAATGATTTGTTTATGAGGAACAAAATCAAAAACTTAATTGAAAACTAA
- a CDS encoding PilN domain-containing protein yields the protein MGRQYTVLEINNQDMRILVGRKHKAHAQIQHIYHLALPQNARSAQDVYDPAVLIPFLKDIFSSLGLKKKHLIVSIVEKSLTCYTHLFPTSSIKNLDGLVDRFVMNLSPKASQHYGGDYTILSSGEEGIWVRINLLDQALTKSLYDSFTGAGLQPIALIPHSDALDCIMGSAKLLNLVQHDIKSPYGLIDYQGDTISLSLFQNGHLIFYQALYPKANLDNYNFLEILNNTYLGQYPSTIPKSMHPKLFYLSGTIKNPIKAREILEKRLGKPVAVIRATSAIQYAKPHSAEIVQNLTAAGCILLAPFCFRKKHLCSNFFKTWIGPKIKRKRIKVLLGAAILALILTFTLLLWNQQSKLNKARNDLMAEQVEFKLLQNEARTRNIHWYEQEITATKQQLNQLLKAIDSIKDEQNWNSEQIRVVTNLTPEDIILEEIDGNPDTLFIQAHADSRLRIAKYEALLKDSSQFEEIFISHISSLNVEGVPTYTFTVECTLEKGGSENES from the coding sequence ATGGGCAGGCAGTACACGGTATTAGAAATTAACAACCAGGATATGCGAATCTTGGTGGGTAGGAAGCATAAAGCCCACGCTCAAATTCAGCATATCTATCATCTTGCCCTACCCCAAAATGCACGTTCGGCCCAAGACGTCTATGATCCTGCTGTTTTAATCCCATTTCTAAAAGATATTTTTTCTAGTCTAGGTCTTAAAAAGAAACACCTTATCGTCAGTATAGTAGAAAAAAGTCTGACGTGTTACACTCATCTTTTTCCAACTTCCTCCATCAAGAATCTTGATGGCTTGGTTGATCGCTTTGTCATGAATCTTTCTCCCAAAGCATCCCAACATTATGGGGGGGATTATACCATTCTTAGCAGTGGAGAAGAAGGAATATGGGTGCGTATCAACCTATTAGACCAAGCCTTGACCAAAAGCCTATACGATAGCTTTACAGGCGCTGGGCTCCAGCCTATTGCCCTCATACCGCATTCTGACGCCCTGGATTGTATCATGGGTTCAGCTAAGCTGCTCAACTTAGTCCAACACGATATCAAATCTCCTTACGGGCTCATTGATTACCAAGGAGACACCATAAGCCTATCTTTATTCCAAAATGGCCATCTGATTTTTTATCAAGCCCTTTACCCAAAAGCCAACTTAGATAATTATAACTTTCTGGAAATACTGAATAACACTTATTTAGGCCAATATCCCTCTACGATTCCCAAGAGTATGCATCCTAAACTTTTTTATTTATCTGGAACGATTAAAAACCCAATAAAAGCCCGAGAGATATTGGAAAAGCGGCTAGGTAAACCTGTCGCTGTGATTCGTGCCACTAGTGCCATACAATATGCGAAACCGCATTCAGCAGAAATAGTGCAAAATCTTACTGCCGCTGGATGTATTTTACTAGCACCATTTTGTTTTCGTAAAAAACATCTTTGTTCCAATTTCTTCAAAACATGGATCGGACCAAAAATAAAACGAAAAAGGATAAAAGTGCTGTTGGGTGCTGCAATTCTGGCACTTATTCTTACTTTCACTTTGTTGCTTTGGAACCAACAAAGCAAGTTGAATAAAGCTAGAAACGACCTCATGGCTGAACAAGTAGAATTCAAATTATTACAAAACGAAGCAAGAACTCGAAATATTCACTGGTATGAACAAGAGATAACTGCAACGAAACAACAACTTAATCAATTGTTAAAGGCTATCGATTCAATTAAAGATGAACAAAATTGGAATTCTGAACAGATACGGGTCGTCACAAATCTGACACCTGAAGATATTATATTAGAAGAAATTGATGGAAACCCAGATACACTTTTCATACAGGCTCATGCTGATTCTCGTTTACGTATCGCTAAGTATGAAGCCTTGTTAAAAGACTCCTCCCAATTTGAGGAAATCTTTATCTCCCACATATCTAGTTTGAACGTTGAAGGTGTACCAACCTATACTTTTACAGTGGAGTGTACCTTAGAAAAAGGCGGCAGTGAAAATGAATCCTAA